Proteins encoded by one window of Dyella humicola:
- a CDS encoding S53 family peptidase, giving the protein MRNAGNNASRLLARGRLAGALALMIGMQGVLAIGPAHAADATTWSATRTFAPYTANANFNGYAADQEPVSITVTLKLRNQDVLDSYLSELFHPGSPSYHQFLSSQDSTELFAPTQQQAQAVADYLRQQGFTNIQIAANRLLVTADGTVGASRGAFRTSIGHFSRNGHDGIANTTDVQIPSALGAQVDQVLGFNTLHQARVFSLPSSQIKPAYTVVSVTGNSAAHAYYPQEFATVYHAGTTTAATATTVAILGWGSMTNAQTDLSKFESGQGITAVPTAIESTVTKSSSDDSGQGEWGMDAQAIVGISGGVQKLIFYTDGGTYSSRTGSSGASNSGLLQVINKAVSDNTARVINMSWGLPECDGAPGFADSAFKLGVTQGQTFSAATGDNGSYPCPNGSTAPQNGAYGSTTTLSVNYPASSPYVVAAGGTTLNTTSADSYTSEASWPYSGGGVSSSEATPSWQSSSYAHRSVPDVAFDADWTNSPIIVYFTASSTSGIPQSGYYTNGGTSLASPLFVGAWARLESANGNGLGFAAPALYAYSSQFPFHDVATGNNGYYSATSGRDNATGWGSFDIQSAATFISGTPGFITATHP; this is encoded by the coding sequence ATGAGAAATGCTGGAAATAATGCGTCGCGCTTGCTTGCGCGTGGCCGTCTGGCGGGAGCGCTGGCGTTGATGATCGGCATGCAAGGGGTACTCGCTATCGGGCCGGCGCATGCCGCCGATGCCACGACCTGGTCCGCCACGCGCACGTTTGCCCCCTATACCGCCAACGCCAACTTCAATGGCTATGCAGCGGATCAGGAGCCCGTATCGATTACGGTGACGTTGAAACTGCGCAATCAGGATGTACTTGATAGCTATCTCAGTGAATTGTTCCATCCTGGCAGCCCGTCCTATCACCAGTTCCTGAGCAGCCAGGACAGCACGGAGCTGTTCGCGCCCACGCAGCAGCAGGCGCAGGCCGTCGCGGACTATCTCCGCCAGCAGGGCTTTACCAACATCCAGATCGCAGCGAACCGCCTGCTCGTCACGGCCGACGGCACGGTGGGCGCGTCACGCGGCGCATTCCGCACCTCGATCGGACATTTCAGCCGCAACGGACATGACGGCATCGCGAATACGACGGACGTCCAGATCCCTTCGGCGCTGGGTGCGCAGGTCGACCAGGTGCTCGGCTTCAATACGCTTCACCAGGCCCGCGTGTTCTCGTTGCCGTCTTCGCAGATCAAGCCGGCCTATACCGTCGTCTCGGTGACCGGCAACTCCGCGGCCCATGCCTACTATCCGCAGGAGTTCGCCACGGTCTATCACGCCGGCACCACGACGGCCGCGACCGCGACCACGGTGGCGATCCTGGGCTGGGGCAGCATGACCAATGCCCAGACGGACCTGAGCAAGTTCGAAAGCGGACAGGGCATCACCGCCGTGCCGACCGCGATCGAATCCACGGTCACCAAGAGCAGCAGCGACGATAGCGGCCAGGGCGAATGGGGTATGGACGCGCAGGCCATCGTCGGCATCAGCGGCGGCGTGCAGAAGCTGATCTTCTATACCGACGGCGGCACTTACAGCAGCCGCACCGGCTCCAGCGGCGCCAGCAACAGTGGCCTGCTGCAGGTGATCAACAAGGCGGTGAGCGACAACACCGCCCGCGTGATCAACATGTCGTGGGGCCTGCCCGAGTGCGATGGCGCCCCCGGCTTCGCCGACTCGGCGTTCAAGCTCGGCGTGACCCAGGGCCAGACCTTCTCGGCCGCCACCGGCGACAACGGCTCGTATCCGTGCCCGAACGGCAGCACGGCACCACAGAACGGCGCCTACGGAAGCACCACGACCTTATCGGTGAACTACCCGGCAAGCTCGCCCTACGTGGTCGCCGCAGGCGGTACGACCTTGAACACCACCTCGGCCGACAGCTATACCTCGGAAGCCTCCTGGCCGTATAGCGGCGGCGGTGTCAGCAGTTCGGAAGCGACGCCGAGCTGGCAGTCGAGCAGCTACGCCCACCGCTCGGTGCCGGATGTGGCATTCGATGCGGACTGGACGAACTCGCCGATCATCGTCTACTTCACGGCGAGCTCCACCTCGGGCATCCCGCAGTCGGGTTACTACACCAACGGCGGCACCAGCCTGGCCTCGCCGCTGTTCGTCGGTGCCTGGGCGCGTCTGGAGTCAGCCAACGGCAACGGACTGGGCTTCGCTGCACCGGCGCTCTACGCCTACTCCAGCCAGTTCCCGTTCCACGACGTCGCCACCGGCAACAATGGCTACTACTCGGCCACCTCCGGCCGTGACAACGCGA